The Candidatus Deferrimicrobium borealis DNA window TCGAACCATCATCGACGACGATTACTTCGACCATAGGCCCTTTCTGCGCAAGGACAGAAGTGATCGCTCGTTCGACGTAGTGCCCCTTGTTGTAAAGTGGAATCACGACGGAAACGTCAACAGCGGTCATAGATCCAATGCAACCGAATTAATTATTATCATTACATCAGAACAGGGGTGGACAGGGATATTCTCTTATCCTTTTAAAATATTCGCTTTGCTATTTCCAGGAAAGTCCTTACAAATTGTAGAAACATGCGGTTCTTCCGAGCGCAGAACATTCCCTGCGGAAAACGACAAGCGGCTCTCCTGATAACGCTCTGTTATTATGTTAAATATTTCAATATATTTATTTAATATAGCCTTTTTGTTATATAAATTATAAAGTGTTGATGAATTGTATTTGGAATCAAGTGTGCCGTTCATCCACTCTGTGTAGAGCAATTGTAATGCATCAGCGACCGCTTCCGCACTCCTGCCATCCACGGAGATACCTCCACCATGCTCGGCAATAATGTCCGCAAGCGTACCAACAGTCGGGGAAATTGCCAGGATGGGCCGCCCAATCCGGACATAATCAACAAACTTCGATGGCAAGAATATTCCCTCGTCAACCAAAGCTTCGATAATCACCAGAACATCGGCAACTTCGAGTGCAGCAGGCATCTCCGTATAGGAACGGGAGTTTTCGATACGAACAAATCTTTCAACACCATGAATTCTTGCAGCGTTTCGGACTTCTTCGGGCCTGTCAACGATAAATACCGTTGAAAATTCGCTCCGAGGCTTGACTCTATCGATAAATATCTTGATCCCTTGCAGAAAAACGTAGGGTGAACGTGGTGGACGCAAGCTCCCGGCGTGCATCAGCGTGAATCCCGAACTGCGTGACACGTTCGCCGCCTTGTCTATCAATGAAATATGCGGAACAACTGAACTTTTTTCGTTGATATTAGAGGGCAGATAGCTTGTGACATATTTTCGCAACCTCTCACATGGAAATGTATGCCAGATAGCCCGCTCGGCAACTTCCCGGTAATATCTGCCTGCAAAGAAACCCAGCGAAGAATGTTTCCCCTCACCATACGGCTTTGGAGACTTCCTGAAAGGGACAGGATCATTCCAATTTGCAATCCACGGGATTCCGGTTCGCAGGGCGACAATCAAGGCAGCCAGATGTGCCATGGGGGGCAGCACTCGCGAGATGATGAAATCATACTTCTTTTCGGACGCGAGTTGAATGGCCGCATCCGCGGCTGGCAATGCCCAGCGACCACCTTTGACGAACTGGCAGGACCGGCCAAAGGTTTTAAAAAAAGAAGAAAACTGATTGGCTAACGTCTTCTTATGCTCGATAACAGGAATCATGCAAGATGCAATCTTTTGCCACGCTATCAGGTTATTTGGGTACCAGTGAGGTAAATTTTCCATTGTAATAACGTCTACATGCCAACCGTCTTCCAATGCCGCCAGAACCAGGTTGGCGTTTACAAATGCTTCCGGATTGCCTGGGGGGTAACATGATGGGGCGATCATGAGAATGCGCGGCTTTATTTTGTTGTTGGCCATTGCTATAGTCGCATTTATGTGGACTTCGGCTCCAAACACTTCCCTCGGATGAATATTTCAAAATCCTCAACCATCTTCCTTGCTAAACGCATCTGTCCTTCCACTATTCCGTCTATGCACTTTACAGAACGCGAGTAATTCCGTTCGAACTCTGCGATATGCTCCAAGCAATGGGCGGAATTGAACGGATATGCCCATAGACGGGCACCGTCACCTAGTAAGTCCGACACCAAAGCCAGTTTTTTTTCGATCTCTATAGCTACTGTCGGCTTCCTGAGTATTGACGCAAAGACCGCCCCGTGGTACCTCGCGGTGATGAACAGATCGTATTTTGAAAGAAAACCCAAAAAAGATGAAATGCTTTCACTTTCCGGGTTCCAGACAGTGATGAATTCGTTCCTGTCCTTCAAGCGCTTGATCCATTCGCCATCGGATGTTGCCGAAAAAGAAATGAACTCTACTGTCTTTCCCTCGCGCCTAAGTGAATCTATCGTGCGAAACAACGGCTCAGTATAAGAATTTCCCTCATGATTGTGCCCCCAATCTCTTACAATGACTCCTATTCTATTCAGGTTACCATCTGTGTCTCTGTAGTTTTTTGACTCGCAAGTTTGCCATAGTTCAGGAAAATAACAAAGATCTGTGCTCAAGGATAAATTCCTGCATCCCCACTCTTGACACAAACGATAACTATCAATATCCCGCACTGCCACATATTCCATTCGTCTGAATAGTTTCTTGCTTTCGCTTAGCCGACATGAATTCTCATCGAACGGCCCGAGGCCGATACCAATCGCCGCCAGTTTATGGGTTGTCTCGGTATCTGGCACAAATTGGCGTATTCTTTTATGTATCTTCGTTCCAATACAAGACGGTTCCCTCAGATTCCTTACGATGCTTTTAAAAGAAGGAATCGTTCTCTCTTTGGTTAATGGAAAAGAATAGAACTGCGTACCACCTCCATAAAGAAGGATATCCGCTTCTGGTCTGTTTTCTTCATCAGGGGGAACTATTTTTACGCCTGGTAGTATCCTCTGTATGTATCCAGCATCATGGCAGAGAAAGGTTATAGACTGCGGCTCGAATACTCTCGTGGCAACTTGATAAACTGCGAACATAAGTGCATCATCACCAAAATTACCGAACCCGTAGGCACCTTTGATTTCAATTGTTCGTAACGACTGATCCATTTCTGTCAATCCTTGGTTGCTGGAATGACGCCGGACTTATCTCTCATTAGTCTGGCGAAAGAGATTCCTGCCAG harbors:
- a CDS encoding polysaccharide pyruvyl transferase family protein, with product MDQSLRTIEIKGAYGFGNFGDDALMFAVYQVATRVFEPQSITFLCHDAGYIQRILPGVKIVPPDEENRPEADILLYGGGTQFYSFPLTKERTIPSFKSIVRNLREPSCIGTKIHKRIRQFVPDTETTHKLAAIGIGLGPFDENSCRLSESKKLFRRMEYVAVRDIDSYRLCQEWGCRNLSLSTDLCYFPELWQTCESKNYRDTDGNLNRIGVIVRDWGHNHEGNSYTEPLFRTIDSLRREGKTVEFISFSATSDGEWIKRLKDRNEFITVWNPESESISSFLGFLSKYDLFITARYHGAVFASILRKPTVAIEIEKKLALVSDLLGDGARLWAYPFNSAHCLEHIAEFERNYSRSVKCIDGIVEGQMRLARKMVEDFEIFIRGKCLEPKST